A window of candidate division TA06 bacterium genomic DNA:
TCTCCTCCGGCGGCATGTCGTAATTGGCCTCGAAGGCGTTCTGGACGGCGAAGGCTCCGTAATCCATGATCACCGGATAAAGCCCGGCCCCGCTCAACAGATCCAGGTGCGCATTTAAGGTATCGTTCTTGACGGCAATCAGCAACACTTCCATCTGATTGTTGCCCAGGTCCGGATTCAGGATCTGGAAATCCAGCACCACGTCGGAGATCTCGAACGGCACGTGCTGCTCGGCCTCCCATTTGATGCGCTCCCGGGCCTCCGATTCCTTGAGCTTGTCCATGTTGATCCGCTTGGTAATGACCCCGCGCCCGGAAACGGCCGCCACCACCTCGTTGCCTTTTACCTTGTGGGTCTCGAAAAGGCCCTTGATGGCGTCGATCACCAGGGTCCGGTCCATGATTTCGCCTTCCACAATGGCCTCGGGCAGTAAAGGAGCGGAACCATAGTTCGTCAGGGTAATGCCCTTGCCGGTCTTTTGGATCTCGACGAACTTTATCTGGCTGCTTCCTATGTCCAGGCCCAGGGTGGCTGCTTTTTTACCGAAGAACATTTAACTATCCCTCTTATTTAATGTGTTCATTATGAGGAACCCATTATATTAAAAAAATGTATCTATTCAGGGCCACGAAGTTTCCTACGCAAAGCTTCGGCGACCAGGAACACCAAGCATGTCCTGAGCAATTAAAATAGGCTGTTTTGCAATTTTCGCTTTCGTAAATCTTTTTTCCAAAAGCGGTTTTTTTCTAAAACTTGTCCTGAGTTTACTAAAGGATGACATTTTTATGGTAGCTTCAAGAATTCTTCTATGATATTTGTCTTTGAGTCGGAGTTTACACCGATGTATAGAGGTGTAGCTAAAGGGTTGCAAAAAATTTATTCGCCGATGAATTTTTGGATCTCGGTTCCTTTAATCAGCCAGCGCTGCCCTACTTTTTTACCGATCAGGCCTTTTTGGCAAAGGCGCTTGCGCACTGTCTGGTCGGTAACGGCTAGAATCCGGGCAGTTTCTGTGACCGTGTACAGTTTGGCTGAATCTATTTCTTTTGGTGATACCGGCATATGTCCCTCGATAAGATGAGTGAGGTATGATTACCTATATATGATTATCTATTGATATGCTCTTTGTCATTTTATTATATTTACAGGTAGTTTGTCAAGTGTTATTTTAAAAAAAATAAAAAAAATAAAAAAAATAAATTTTTCTCTTGACAGCAGGGCTAACCTGCAATATACTATTCTATTGTAAGGGCATTTTTAACTAACACCGCAACTATCGAAAATTATTAAAAAAAATTTAAGGGAGGTTTAACCATGCAAAAGAAACCTTTAATCGGCTTAACCCTGGCGGCGGCCTTGATTGCCCTGGGTATTATGGGTTGCAGCGCCATCACCCCGGCCCCGGAGGTAAAGATCATCAGCATTTCGCAAAGCGCTTTTGGAGGTAACGACACCATCGTAACTACCATTACCTTCGAAAGTAAAAACAAAGTAGATGCCATAATAACCACCCAGCAATGTACCTACATTGGCCCCGGCACTGCCCCAATAAAAAAGAACTCTGACATTATTCATTACACCTTCTTTGTTAATGGTAAAACTACCGCCCCTATGGATATTACCCTAACCGGCATGAATGCCCTGCGCACCGCGGTAGGCGGTTCCCCGGCCACCATGTGGTTAAAGTTCTGGGGCGAGGACGCCTACGGGTATAACAAAACCTTCAGCGATTCTGTCTCGGTAAGTTTCTAAAACAAGTTTATTGAAATTTAAAAAAAGG
This region includes:
- a CDS encoding helix-turn-helix domain-containing protein, coding for MPVSPKEIDSAKLYTVTETARILAVTDQTVRKRLCQKGLIGKKVGQRWLIKGTEIQKFIGE
- the pilM gene encoding type IV pilus assembly protein PilM, which translates into the protein MFFGKKAATLGLDIGSSQIKFVEIQKTGKGITLTNYGSAPLLPEAIVEGEIMDRTLVIDAIKGLFETHKVKGNEVVAAVSGRGVITKRINMDKLKESEARERIKWEAEQHVPFEISDVVLDFQILNPDLGNNQMEVLLIAVKNDTLNAHLDLLSGAGLYPVIMDYGAFAVQNAFEANYDMPPEEMVALVHIGADGTNINFIKNKIPYFTRDLPMAGNACLQVIQKNLGLSYEQACELTKGENVADVSQESANEVFASFATDFAGSIDRTLSFLAMSGGSDKMSRIFLSGGGALIPSLQDHLKEKFEIPVEIVNPLQKISYDPNLFGVTGAERIAPMLTLAVGLGLREVK